Genomic segment of Flavobacteriales bacterium:
ACGAGATTAAAACGTTCAACAACAGATTGGGCGAGTTGGTATCTATGAATTCCAAAGTGGAAATTACCTCGCAAATTGAGCGTTTTCAAAATCAATTTATCCGCCAAAACGAAGTGATGGACGAGTTAATGCATGATATTAATGCAGCCCAACACGAATTGGTAGAAAATGCAAAATCAAACAATATTGCTACAGATCACAGAAAAGTAGAATCAGATGATTCTTTGGCCGATAGAATGGAAACATTTGTCAAATTGTATGACGAGATGAAATCAGAATTCTCTCGGTTTGCGGCAGAAGCCTATTAACTTTTAAAAGGTTATATAAAATGTCAACGCTATCAAATTTGGCGTTGGCATTTTTTTTAGAAATGACTGTTTTTTTTTGAAAAACAACTAAATTTGAGGTAAAAGCGAAACAATGATAAACATTTTAATACCCACCGATTTTTCTGACAATGCAAAGCAAGCAGCCGATTTTGCTTTTACTTTTTTTAACAAAAATGGAGTTCATTTTCATTTGGTTCACAGCGTTATTCAGCCGCGTTCTTCCACCGGCATGATGATAGACTTAAACCAAATAATGTTGGACGATGCCGATAAAGATTTAAAAGAAGAAAAAGCCCGATTGGAGCAAAAATTTGCTCCGGGTCATCCCATAAAGACAATTGCTAAACTGGGGTATTTAAAAGATGTTTTAAAAATGGCTTCTCGCGAGTATGGTGCCAAGCTGATAGTAATGGGTACAAAAGGCGAGAATAGCTTGTCGGACAAAATTTTGGGAAGCAATACCGAGCAAATTATTCGTAAAAACAACTTGCCTGTCTTGGCTGTTCCGGCGGGTTTTGTGCCAAACAAAAATCCAAATGTTTGTGTAGCCACCAATGAGGAAAATATTCCAAAAGCCGAGGAATTGAGTGCCATTTTAGACGCTTTAGAAAGTGCAAATCATTGTCATTTCTCGGTATTAAACGTGTTGACCAACGGTGCTGAAAGAGCAGCAAAGAGCATTAAACTTGGCAACATGCAGGTGGGCGTTCAGGCGGTTCATGCAGCTACACCCGAAGAAGGAATACAGGTTTATATTGAAAACAAACCTTTAGATATGTTGGTGGTTTACCATAAGCACAACTCGCGGTTTGACTATTTCTTTAGCAGAAGCACCACAAAGAAATTAGCCGGTCAGGTTGAAATTCCATTATTGGTAATTCCGTATTTAGATTAAAAAAGTAATAATTTAGTCCCATGCTTTCAAAACTAAGAGCGTTGGGGCCAGGATTGCTCTATGCAGGGGCAGCCGTTGGAGTTTCGCACATTGTGCAAAGCACCAAAGCGGGGGCATTGTATGGGTTTGTGCTAATTATTGCCATTGTGCTGGCACAGATTTTTAAATATCCTTTTTTTGAACTTGGCCCCAAATATGCTGCCCACACCAATCAAAATCTGCTTCAGGGTTTTGCCAAATTGGGCAAGGGTTCGTTGGTAGTGGTGGCCATACTTACAGTTGGCACAATGTTTACCATACAAGCCGCTGTCACGGTAGTAACAGCCGGTTTAGCCATTAAAATATTTGGTGTAAATGCTGCACCGTGGCTGGTGTCGGCTGGGTTGTTGCTGGTTTGTTTTGGCATAAGTGCAATCGGAAAATTTTCGGTGTTAGACAATCTCATGAAAGTCATCATGATTGTTTTGTCCATTACCACCGTAGTGGCAGTGGTTTCTTCGTTTTATGGAAGACCTGATATTGGCCAAATCGGGAATGTGCAAACC
This window contains:
- a CDS encoding universal stress protein, which produces MINILIPTDFSDNAKQAADFAFTFFNKNGVHFHLVHSVIQPRSSTGMMIDLNQIMLDDADKDLKEEKARLEQKFAPGHPIKTIAKLGYLKDVLKMASREYGAKLIVMGTKGENSLSDKILGSNTEQIIRKNNLPVLAVPAGFVPNKNPNVCVATNEENIPKAEELSAILDALESANHCHFSVLNVLTNGAERAAKSIKLGNMQVGVQAVHAATPEEGIQVYIENKPLDMLVVYHKHNSRFDYFFSRSTTKKLAGQVEIPLLVIPYLD